One region of Sphingomonas abietis genomic DNA includes:
- a CDS encoding ComEC/Rec2 family competence protein, whose amino-acid sequence MTRQTGAGAPGSPRVAGAPARLAARFSARLEKWLEAERTQLPLWLPVGGVAGVAAWFWLPAPAAWQGFLLLAAALALPGLVFGRGGRIGRAVALFALAAAIGCGLIWWKAARADGAALPHAVVAAFTARIDRVEPLPARASVRLTLHPLMVAPDPRGGAIALPGRIRLTVPLEDAVAGLAPGATLAARARLVPPPSAAVPGAYDYAAVAWFAGIGATGKALAPVRLIAPAPAGGPSLWLADARIALTAHILSELPPGEGGVAAALATGDMGAVTQDDNNAFRNSGLAHLLSVSGLHLTAAVGATMVLALRLLALWPRLALRAPLLLIAAGCGGVVGIAYTLLTGAEVPTVRSLVAALVVLAGIALGREAMTLRLVATGALVCVLFWPESVAGPSFQLSFAAILSIVALHELPWTRRMFEKREEGHVRRLLREVAALLLTGLVVEAALAPIAIFHFHRAGLYGAAANIVAIPLTTFVIMPAEALALLFDSVGLGAAFWWVTGRALALLLAIAHHVGSLPGAVTFVPTMSRLAFASIMAGGLWLALWRTRARLFGLLPVAIGLVMTLAAHPADIFVTGDGRHLAVRAPDGQVALLRQRTGDYMRDTLSELSGREGDEAIALDDLPGARCGPDSCAATLVRGDRIWHLLATRSPYRIDRPAMEQACAAADIVASDRRLPGWCRPRWLKADAALLAGTGGLAISLVRPAVVTVAAMQGQHPWALHAAARPAGAIHGSYRRFSQADEARHHSRNRWRD is encoded by the coding sequence ATGACGCGGCAAACCGGCGCGGGCGCGCCCGGTTCACCGCGAGTCGCGGGGGCTCCTGCGCGACTCGCGGCGCGGTTTTCGGCGCGACTCGAGAAATGGCTGGAGGCGGAACGGACCCAGTTGCCGCTCTGGTTGCCGGTGGGTGGCGTGGCCGGTGTCGCCGCCTGGTTCTGGCTGCCCGCCCCGGCGGCGTGGCAGGGCTTCCTGCTGCTGGCGGCGGCGCTGGCGTTGCCGGGGCTGGTGTTCGGGCGGGGCGGACGGATCGGTCGGGCGGTCGCGCTGTTCGCGCTGGCGGCGGCGATCGGCTGCGGGCTGATCTGGTGGAAGGCGGCGCGGGCAGACGGCGCGGCGCTGCCCCATGCCGTGGTGGCGGCCTTCACCGCGCGGATCGATCGGGTCGAGCCGCTGCCGGCGCGCGCGTCCGTGCGGTTGACGCTGCATCCCCTGATGGTGGCGCCCGATCCGCGCGGCGGCGCGATCGCCTTGCCGGGCCGCATCCGTCTCACCGTGCCGTTGGAGGATGCGGTGGCGGGGCTGGCGCCGGGGGCCACGCTCGCGGCGCGGGCGCGGCTGGTGCCACCGCCATCGGCCGCGGTGCCCGGCGCCTATGATTATGCCGCCGTCGCCTGGTTCGCGGGCATCGGCGCCACCGGCAAGGCGCTGGCGCCGGTCAGGCTGATCGCGCCGGCCCCCGCCGGCGGCCCCTCGCTATGGCTGGCCGACGCGCGGATCGCGCTGACCGCCCACATCCTGTCGGAACTGCCTCCGGGCGAAGGCGGCGTCGCGGCGGCACTGGCGACCGGCGACATGGGCGCGGTGACCCAGGACGACAACAACGCCTTCCGCAATTCCGGGCTCGCCCACCTGCTGTCGGTGAGCGGCCTGCACCTGACGGCGGCGGTGGGCGCGACGATGGTGCTGGCGCTGCGCCTGCTGGCCTTGTGGCCGCGATTGGCCCTGCGCGCGCCGCTGCTGCTGATCGCGGCGGGGTGCGGGGGCGTGGTCGGCATCGCCTATACCTTGCTCACCGGGGCCGAGGTGCCCACCGTCCGGTCGCTGGTCGCGGCGTTGGTGGTGCTGGCGGGGATCGCGCTCGGTCGCGAGGCGATGACGCTGCGGCTGGTCGCGACCGGCGCGCTGGTCTGTGTGCTGTTCTGGCCCGAGTCGGTGGCGGGGCCGAGCTTCCAGCTCAGCTTCGCCGCGATCCTCTCGATCGTGGCGCTGCACGAACTGCCCTGGACGCGGCGGATGTTCGAGAAGCGCGAGGAGGGCCATGTCCGGCGCCTGCTGCGCGAGGTCGCGGCCTTGCTGCTGACCGGGCTGGTGGTGGAGGCGGCGCTGGCGCCGATCGCGATCTTCCATTTCCACCGCGCCGGCCTCTATGGCGCGGCCGCCAACATCGTCGCGATCCCGCTCACCACCTTCGTCATCATGCCGGCCGAGGCGCTGGCGCTGCTGTTCGATAGCGTCGGGCTGGGCGCGGCCTTCTGGTGGGTGACGGGCCGGGCGCTCGCCCTGCTGCTGGCGATCGCCCATCATGTCGGATCTCTGCCCGGCGCGGTGACCTTCGTGCCGACCATGTCGCGGCTGGCCTTCGCCTCGATCATGGCCGGGGGGCTGTGGCTGGCGCTGTGGCGAACGCGCGCCCGTCTGTTCGGCCTGCTGCCGGTCGCGATCGGGCTGGTGATGACGCTGGCCGCGCATCCGGCCGATATCTTCGTCACCGGCGATGGCCGCCACCTCGCGGTGCGGGCGCCGGACGGGCAGGTGGCGCTGCTGCGTCAGCGCACCGGCGATTATATGCGCGATACGCTGTCCGAACTATCGGGGCGCGAGGGCGACGAGGCGATCGCGCTCGACGATCTGCCGGGCGCCCGCTGCGGGCCGGACAGTTGTGCGGCGACATTGGTGCGGGGCGATCGCATCTGGCACCTGCTGGCCACGCGCAGCCCCTACAGGATCGACCGTCCGGCGATGGAGCAGGCCTGCGCCGCCGCCGATATCGTCGCCAGCGACCGGCGCCTGCCCGGCTGGTGCCGCCCCCGCTGGCTCAAGGCCGATGCGGCGCTGCTGGCCGGGACGGGCGGGCTGGCGATCTCGCTGGTCCGGCCGGCGGTCGTCACCGTGGCGGCCATGCAGGGGCAGCACCCATGGGCGCTCCACGCCGCCGCCCGTCCGGCAGGAGCGATCCACGGATCCTATCGCCGTTTTTCCCAAGCAGACGAGGCGCGACACCATTCGCGAAACCGTTGGCGCGACTGA
- a CDS encoding sensor histidine kinase, whose product MGSEEQPVHGLVDGDGRLIAADPALADLHARAGGERGGPLAVPQLAALARLVRRLAIPVSRAVIAADGAEDLDLWVRAKPEGSDVALAIVGWKHRAAAAGLPNIRTSSRDADFVRAEADWTWETDATLRLSSLSAEGMKALDGDTAGPVLGDALTRLFVLEEGPDGGPPLLDALADQKGFEDQRVTLRGSTRRFRLVGVPLIDPTGRLTGFRGGGFAVPDEPEPVLDIPPAANDAKSAFARRLETALRVPIHRIVATAEQIREQDEGPVRADYNAYAGDIAHAGRHLLGLIDDLVDLEAVERADLDVEQEVLDMADLARRASGLLSVRADDKDMRIEQPDLIEKIAAIGDFKRALQVMVNLVGNAVRYGPAASTVRVTTEARGGAVAVIVADQGRGIDPKNQELVFAKFERLGAREPGSGLGLYISRRLARAMGGDIAIESGAGEGARFVFTLPAA is encoded by the coding sequence ATGGGCAGCGAAGAACAGCCCGTCCACGGCCTGGTCGATGGCGACGGCCGCCTGATCGCGGCCGATCCGGCGCTGGCCGATCTCCACGCGCGGGCCGGCGGCGAGCGGGGCGGCCCGCTCGCGGTGCCGCAGCTCGCGGCGCTGGCCCGGCTGGTGCGGCGGCTCGCCATCCCGGTCTCGCGTGCGGTGATCGCGGCGGATGGCGCGGAGGATCTCGATCTGTGGGTGCGGGCCAAGCCGGAGGGCAGCGACGTCGCCCTGGCGATCGTCGGCTGGAAGCACCGCGCCGCCGCGGCCGGTCTGCCCAATATCCGCACCTCCTCCCGCGATGCCGACTTCGTGCGGGCCGAGGCCGACTGGACCTGGGAAACCGACGCGACGCTGCGTCTCTCCTCGCTGTCGGCCGAAGGCATGAAGGCGCTGGATGGCGACACCGCCGGCCCGGTGCTGGGCGATGCGCTGACCCGCCTGTTCGTTCTCGAGGAAGGGCCGGATGGCGGGCCGCCGCTGCTCGATGCGCTCGCCGACCAGAAAGGCTTCGAGGATCAGCGCGTGACGCTGCGCGGATCGACCCGCCGGTTCCGGTTGGTGGGCGTGCCGCTGATCGATCCGACCGGCCGGCTGACCGGGTTCCGGGGCGGCGGCTTTGCCGTGCCCGACGAGCCCGAGCCGGTGCTGGATATCCCGCCCGCCGCCAACGACGCCAAGAGTGCCTTTGCGCGCCGTCTCGAAACCGCGCTGCGCGTGCCGATCCACCGTATCGTCGCCACCGCGGAGCAGATCCGCGAGCAGGACGAAGGGCCGGTTCGCGCCGATTACAACGCCTATGCCGGCGACATCGCCCATGCCGGCCGCCACCTGCTCGGCCTGATCGACGATCTGGTCGATCTCGAGGCGGTGGAGCGCGCCGATCTCGATGTCGAGCAGGAGGTGCTGGACATGGCGGATCTCGCCCGTCGCGCCTCCGGCCTGCTGTCCGTCCGGGCCGACGACAAGGATATGCGGATCGAGCAGCCCGACCTGATCGAGAAGATCGCCGCGATCGGCGATTTCAAGCGGGCCTTGCAGGTGATGGTCAATCTCGTCGGCAATGCGGTGCGCTATGGCCCGGCCGCGTCCACCGTGCGGGTGACGACCGAGGCGCGCGGCGGCGCCGTGGCGGTGATCGTCGCCGATCAGGGGCGCGGCATCGATCCCAAGAACCAGGAGCTGGTGTTCGCCAAGTTCGAGCGGCTCGGGGCCCGCGAGCCGGGCTCGGGCCTCGGCCTCTATATCTCGCGCCGGCTGGCCCGCGCGATGGGCGGCGATATCGCCATCGAGAGCGGCGCCGGCGAGGGCGCCCGCTTCGTCTTCACGCTGCCGGCCGCCTGA
- the lexA gene encoding transcriptional repressor LexA: MLTRKQHELLLFIHERLAETGVSPSFEEMKDALDLKSKSGVHRLIRALEERSFIRRLPNRARALEVMRMPEKVIPLKQATTATPAPPPPAPKIPAAANDSVIELPLHGRIAAGMPIEAMEGHASLSVPAALLGPGEHYALEVSGDSMIEAGILDGDYALIRRTETARDGEIVVALVDEAEATLKYFRREGQMIRLDPANHAYSPQRYQSGQVRVQGKLAGLLRRY; this comes from the coding sequence ATGCTGACGCGCAAGCAACATGAACTGCTCCTCTTCATTCACGAGCGACTGGCCGAGACGGGCGTTTCGCCGTCGTTCGAGGAGATGAAGGATGCGCTCGATCTCAAATCGAAATCCGGCGTCCACCGGCTGATCCGCGCGCTGGAGGAACGCAGCTTCATCCGTCGCCTGCCCAACCGGGCGCGCGCGCTCGAGGTGATGCGGATGCCCGAGAAGGTGATCCCGCTGAAGCAGGCGACCACCGCAACGCCCGCGCCGCCGCCGCCTGCTCCCAAGATTCCGGCAGCCGCGAACGACAGCGTGATCGAGCTGCCGCTCCACGGCCGCATCGCCGCCGGCATGCCGATCGAGGCGATGGAGGGCCATGCCAGCCTGTCCGTTCCCGCCGCCCTGCTCGGCCCCGGCGAGCATTATGCGCTGGAAGTCTCCGGTGATTCGATGATCGAGGCCGGCATCCTCGATGGCGACTATGCGCTGATCCGCCGCACCGAGACCGCGCGCGATGGCGAGATCGTGGTCGCGCTGGTCGACGAGGCCGAGGCGACGCTCAAATATTTCCGCCGCGAAGGCCAGATGATCCGGCTCGATCCGGCCAACCATGCCTATTCGCCGCAGCGCTACCAATCCGGGCAGGTCCGCGTGCAGGGCAAGCTGGCGGGGCTGCTGCGCCGCTATTGA
- a CDS encoding DUF2336 domain-containing protein → MPPHSGSQASGDALLSAAHGAEALLGDRVAAAGVELARPPAFGIDDEMRARAGQLIRSVIDAAEIALRSAEPSFDSGRHGDLGDRFVAVGLLARSGLAAAALLRAEEYRLAAALVRGAGEDEGPGAHRLDPIGGEFAAESFAVRAAEAARIERTGDPLLPLHDVPAEDRHALFWQVAACLSDRALAEGAAEDALHRTASAAVARALASIDDGEGIAPAAMRLAHRLDSARQLDDPLLAGTLAAGRVASLASMLAVRAGIPFDDARAMMTDAARFAVLLRACDVARGIAAAMVLALALALDRGFGPDPAEAAASLIEGYTGLPVERARAEVRRARLEPHYRDALAALAGRG, encoded by the coding sequence ATGCCCCCCCATTCCGGCTCGCAGGCTTCGGGCGACGCGTTGCTGTCGGCCGCGCATGGCGCGGAGGCACTGCTCGGCGATCGGGTCGCCGCCGCCGGTGTGGAACTGGCCCGGCCCCCGGCTTTCGGCATCGACGATGAGATGCGGGCGCGCGCGGGGCAGTTGATCCGTTCCGTCATTGACGCCGCCGAGATCGCCTTGCGGAGCGCCGAGCCGAGCTTCGATAGTGGCCGCCATGGCGATCTGGGTGATCGTTTCGTCGCGGTCGGCCTGCTCGCCCGCTCCGGGCTGGCGGCGGCGGCTCTGCTGCGGGCCGAGGAATATCGGCTGGCGGCGGCGCTGGTGCGCGGCGCCGGCGAGGATGAGGGGCCAGGCGCCCATCGGCTCGATCCGATCGGCGGCGAATTCGCGGCCGAAAGCTTTGCCGTGCGCGCGGCCGAGGCGGCGCGGATCGAACGCACCGGCGATCCGCTGCTGCCGCTGCACGATGTCCCCGCCGAGGATCGCCATGCCCTGTTCTGGCAGGTCGCGGCCTGCCTGTCCGATCGCGCGCTGGCCGAGGGCGCGGCGGAGGATGCGCTGCATCGCACCGCGTCGGCGGCGGTCGCCCGGGCGCTGGCGTCGATCGACGATGGCGAGGGGATCGCGCCCGCTGCCATGCGCCTCGCGCATCGCCTCGATTCGGCCCGGCAGCTCGACGATCCGCTGCTGGCGGGCACGCTCGCGGCGGGCCGTGTCGCGAGCCTGGCATCGATGCTGGCGGTGCGGGCCGGCATCCCGTTCGACGATGCGCGCGCGATGATGACCGATGCCGCACGCTTTGCCGTGCTGCTGCGCGCCTGCGATGTCGCGCGCGGTATCGCCGCCGCGATGGTGCTGGCGCTCGCTCTGGCGCTCGATCGCGGCTTCGGCCCCGATCCCGCCGAGGCGGCGGCGAGCTTGATCGAGGGCTATACCGGCCTGCCGGTCGAGCGCGCCCGCGCCGAGGTGCGCCGGGCGCGGCTCGAACCCCATTATCGCGACGCGCTGGCCGCGTTGGCAGGGCGCGGATGA
- the gltX gene encoding glutamate--tRNA ligase produces the protein MGLSVEKACVGASNDQRDSNPAVIPGQIVTRFAPSPTGFLHIGGARTALFNWLWARHTGGKFLLRIEDTDRARSTQPAIEAILDGMKWLGLDWDGDEVYQFARASRHAEVAFQLLEQGDAYKCFATAEELDEMRAQQRANKLPMRYDGRWRNRDPQEAPEGAPFVVRLKAETEGETTIHDLVQGAVTVRNAELDDMVLLRSDGTPTYMLAVVVDDHDMGVTHVIRGDDHLNNAFRQLGIIRAMGWQQPIYGHVPLIHGPDGAKLSKRHGALGVEAYRDEMGILPEALMNYLLRIGWGHGDEEMIDRARAIEIFDVSGIGRSPGRTDQKKLENINGHYIRGADDARLTELTAPFVAKKIGRELTAEDRDLLHRSMAVLKPRAKDLLELAEGATFLFRTRPLDMEDRALALLEGQGAELLAAATQALSSVEWTSEALDAAVRDVAEAAGVGLGKVAQPLRAALTGRTTSPGIFDVLLLLGRDESLARLTDHKAAAN, from the coding sequence ATGGGGCTCAGTGTGGAGAAAGCCTGCGTGGGCGCAAGCAACGATCAGCGTGATTCGAACCCGGCCGTCATTCCCGGCCAGATCGTGACCCGTTTCGCCCCCTCGCCCACCGGATTCCTCCATATCGGCGGCGCGCGCACCGCGCTGTTCAACTGGCTGTGGGCCCGCCACACCGGCGGCAAGTTCCTGCTGCGGATCGAGGACACCGATCGCGCGCGCTCCACCCAGCCGGCGATCGAGGCGATCCTCGACGGCATGAAGTGGCTCGGCCTCGATTGGGATGGCGACGAGGTCTATCAGTTCGCCCGCGCCAGCCGCCATGCCGAGGTCGCCTTCCAGCTGCTCGAACAGGGCGATGCCTATAAATGCTTCGCCACCGCCGAGGAGCTGGACGAGATGCGCGCGCAGCAGCGCGCCAACAAGCTGCCGATGCGCTATGACGGCCGCTGGCGGAACCGCGATCCCCAGGAGGCGCCGGAGGGCGCACCCTTCGTCGTCCGCCTCAAGGCCGAGACCGAAGGCGAGACCACGATCCACGATCTGGTGCAGGGCGCCGTCACCGTTCGCAATGCCGAGCTGGACGACATGGTGCTGCTCCGCTCGGACGGCACGCCGACCTATATGCTCGCGGTGGTGGTCGACGATCACGACATGGGCGTCACCCACGTCATCCGCGGCGACGATCATCTCAACAACGCCTTCCGCCAATTGGGCATCATCCGTGCGATGGGCTGGCAGCAGCCGATCTACGGCCATGTCCCGCTGATCCACGGCCCGGACGGCGCCAAGCTCTCCAAGCGCCACGGCGCGCTCGGCGTCGAGGCCTATCGCGACGAGATGGGCATCCTGCCCGAGGCGCTGATGAACTATCTGCTCCGCATCGGCTGGGGCCATGGCGACGAGGAGATGATCGACCGCGCCCGCGCCATCGAGATCTTCGACGTCTCCGGCATCGGCCGCTCGCCGGGGCGGACCGACCAGAAGAAGCTGGAAAACATCAACGGCCACTATATCCGCGGCGCCGACGATGCCCGGTTGACCGAATTGACCGCGCCCTTCGTGGCCAAGAAGATCGGTCGCGAGCTGACCGCAGAGGACCGTGATCTTCTGCACCGCAGCATGGCCGTATTGAAGCCGCGCGCAAAGGATCTGCTTGAATTGGCAGAGGGCGCGACTTTTCTTTTTCGCACTCGCCCTCTAGATATGGAGGATCGCGCACTGGCCCTTCTCGAAGGCCAGGGTGCAGAATTGCTTGCCGCCGCAACCCAGGCGCTGTCGTCCGTGGAATGGACGAGCGAAGCGCTTGACGCGGCGGTGCGTGACGTGGCCGAAGCGGCCGGCGTCGGGCTCGGCAAGGTGGCGCAGCCGCTCAGGGCGGCGCTCACCGGCCGGACCACCTCGCCCGGTATCTTCGATGTGCTGCTGTTGCTCGGACGGGACGAGAGCCTCGCAAGGCTCACGGACCATAAGGCGGCAGCGAACTGA
- a CDS encoding citrate synthase encodes MADGTAKLELGDKGFDYKLMSGTVGPDVIDIRKLYADTGAFTYDPGFTSTASCESGLTYIDGDNGILLHRGYPIDQLAEKSSFMEVAYLLLNGELPNQSELGSFQTTITRHTMVHEQLSTFFRGFRRDAHPMAIMCGVVGALSAFYHDSTDINDPEQREIASHRLIAKMPTIAAMAYKYSVGQPFVYPDNKLSYTENFLKMTFSVPAEDYEVDPIIASAMDKIFILHADHEQNASTSTVRLAGSSGANPFACIAAGIACLWGPAHGGANEAALKMLRQIGTPDKIPEYIARAKNKDDPFRLMGFGHRVYKNFDPRAKVLSKAATEVLDKLGISDPVLDTARELEQIALKDQYFIDKKLYPNVDFYSGVILSAIGFPTTMFTVLFALARTVGWVAQWNEMITDPAQKIGRPRQLYTGPTARDYTAIGDR; translated from the coding sequence ATGGCTGATGGCACCGCCAAGCTGGAGCTCGGCGACAAGGGCTTCGATTACAAGCTCATGTCCGGCACCGTGGGACCGGATGTGATCGACATCCGCAAGCTCTATGCCGACACCGGCGCGTTCACCTACGATCCGGGTTTCACCTCGACCGCCAGCTGCGAATCGGGCCTGACCTACATCGATGGCGACAACGGCATCCTGCTCCATCGCGGCTATCCGATCGACCAGCTCGCCGAGAAGTCGAGCTTCATGGAAGTGGCCTATCTCCTGCTCAACGGCGAACTGCCGAACCAGAGCGAGCTGGGCAGCTTCCAGACCACCATCACCCGCCACACGATGGTGCATGAGCAGCTTTCCACCTTCTTCCGCGGCTTCCGCCGTGATGCCCACCCGATGGCGATCATGTGCGGCGTGGTCGGCGCGCTTTCCGCCTTCTACCACGATTCGACCGACATCAACGATCCGGAACAGCGCGAGATCGCCTCGCACCGCCTGATCGCCAAGATGCCGACGATCGCCGCGATGGCGTATAAATATTCGGTCGGCCAGCCGTTCGTCTATCCGGACAACAAGCTGAGCTACACCGAGAATTTCCTGAAGATGACGTTCTCGGTTCCGGCCGAGGATTATGAGGTCGATCCGATCATCGCATCGGCGATGGACAAGATCTTCATCCTTCACGCCGATCACGAGCAGAATGCCTCGACCTCGACCGTGCGTCTCGCCGGTTCGTCGGGCGCCAATCCGTTCGCGTGCATCGCGGCCGGCATCGCCTGCCTGTGGGGCCCGGCACATGGCGGCGCCAATGAGGCGGCACTCAAGATGCTGCGCCAGATCGGCACGCCGGACAAGATTCCGGAATATATCGCCCGCGCCAAGAACAAGGACGATCCGTTCCGCCTGATGGGCTTCGGCCACCGCGTATACAAGAATTTCGACCCGCGCGCGAAGGTGCTGTCGAAGGCCGCGACCGAGGTGCTCGACAAGCTCGGCATCAGCGATCCGGTGCTCGATACCGCCCGCGAGCTTGAGCAGATCGCGCTCAAGGATCAGTATTTCATCGACAAGAAGCTCTACCCGAATGTGGACTTCTATTCGGGCGTGATCCTGTCGGCGATCGGCTTCCCGACGACGATGTTCACGGTTCTGTTCGCGCTCGCCCGCACCGTCGGCTGGGTCGCGCAATGGAACGAGATGATCACCGATCCGGCCCAGAAGATCGGCCGCCCGCGCCAGCTCTACACCGGCCCGACCGCGCGCGATTACACGGCGATCGGCGACCGCTGA
- the moaC gene encoding cyclic pyranopterin monophosphate synthase MoaC — translation MTGLTHLDADGAARMVDVSAKSVTAREATAGGHIAMSSAAARAIRDGAVKKGDVLAVARVAGIMAAKRTADLIPLCHPLPISGVTLDLVVEDEGVTATATVRTTHTTGVEMEAMTAVSVALLTVYDMAKALDRRMTIGAVRLLAKSGGRSGDWRAA, via the coding sequence ATGACCGGCCTGACCCATCTCGACGCCGATGGCGCCGCCCGCATGGTCGACGTCTCGGCCAAGTCGGTCACCGCCCGCGAAGCCACCGCCGGCGGCCATATCGCGATGTCCTCGGCAGCCGCCCGGGCGATCCGGGACGGCGCGGTGAAGAAGGGCGACGTCCTCGCCGTGGCGCGCGTCGCCGGGATTATGGCCGCCAAGCGCACCGCCGACCTGATCCCGCTCTGCCATCCGCTGCCGATCTCCGGGGTGACGCTCGATCTCGTCGTCGAGGACGAGGGCGTCACCGCCACCGCCACCGTCCGCACCACCCATACCACCGGCGTCGAGATGGAGGCGATGACCGCCGTCTCGGTCGCGCTGCTGACCGTCTACGACATGGCCAAGGCGCTCGATCGCCGCATGACGATCGGCGCCGTCCGGCTGCTCGCCAAGTCCGGCGGCCGATCCGGCGACTGGCGCGCGGCATGA
- the trpC gene encoding indole-3-glycerol phosphate synthase TrpC: MATVLDRIIAATREEVARRQAATPLSAIDATARLQPPPRGFAAALTRKAADGHALIAEIKKASPSKGLIREDFDPPAHARAYEAGGAACLSVLTDKPFFQGDEAYLVAAREACSLPAIRKDFMVDPWQVAEARAIGADAILIIVAALDDGAMAEIEAAAIDHAMDVLVEVHDDAELDRALRLHSRLIGVNNRDLRDFTVDLGRTEALAQRMPEGTEIVAESGLSTKADLDRLAQAGIHRFLVGETLMRQADVAEATRRLLIGA, encoded by the coding sequence ATGGCCACCGTTCTCGACAGGATCATCGCCGCCACCCGCGAGGAGGTTGCCCGCCGCCAGGCCGCGACCCCGCTTTCGGCGATCGACGCGACGGCGCGTCTCCAGCCGCCGCCCCGCGGCTTCGCGGCAGCGCTCACCCGCAAGGCCGCCGATGGCCACGCTCTGATCGCCGAGATCAAGAAGGCGAGCCCGTCCAAGGGGCTGATCCGGGAGGATTTCGATCCCCCGGCCCATGCCCGCGCCTATGAGGCGGGCGGCGCCGCCTGCCTCTCGGTGCTGACCGACAAGCCCTTCTTCCAGGGCGACGAAGCCTATCTCGTCGCCGCCCGCGAGGCCTGCTCGCTGCCCGCGATCCGCAAGGACTTCATGGTCGATCCCTGGCAGGTCGCCGAGGCGCGCGCGATCGGGGCGGACGCGATCCTGATCATCGTCGCCGCGCTGGATGACGGCGCGATGGCGGAGATCGAGGCCGCCGCCATCGATCATGCCATGGACGTGCTGGTCGAGGTCCATGACGACGCCGAGCTGGACCGCGCGCTGCGCCTCCACTCGCGCCTGATCGGCGTCAACAACCGCGATCTGCGCGATTTCACCGTCGATCTCGGCCGCACCGAGGCGCTGGCCCAGCGGATGCCCGAGGGCACCGAGATCGTCGCCGAGAGCGGGCTCTCCACCAAAGCCGATCTCGATCGACTGGCGCAAGCCGGCATCCACCGCTTCCTCGTCGGCGAGACGCTGATGCGCCAGGCGGACGTGGCGGAGGCGACGCGCCGGCTGCTGATCGGCGCATGA
- a CDS encoding molybdopterin molybdotransferase MoeA: MSLLPVAEAQARLLALASPLDIETVPLVAAVGRWAAEDILARRDQPSHDLSAMDGYAIRFAERPGPWTVIGESAAGAGLDRALAPGEAARIFTGAPVPEGADCVLVQEEAQRDGDRLLMTGEGPTRIGGNIRPKAMDFASGASLVAAGRRIDARHVALAAIGGHATVPVHKRPRIALISTGDELVPLGAPTPGATLPASNAAMLAAMLAGRPAIVQDRGVLPDDLDIIAAGFRDAARDADIIVTTGGVSVGDRDWVRPALEQAGASLDFWRVAMRPGKPLLAGRLGDAIVLGLPGNPVSSYVTATLFLLPLIARMGGAADPLPATRTVTLGAPLPANGPRQDYARARLENGRAFAPDGQDSAALMALAAADGLIVRPPHVPAAEAGDSAEMLIPG; encoded by the coding sequence ATGAGCCTGCTGCCCGTCGCCGAAGCGCAGGCACGGCTGCTGGCGCTGGCCTCGCCGCTGGATATCGAGACGGTGCCGCTGGTCGCCGCCGTCGGGCGCTGGGCGGCGGAGGATATCCTCGCCCGCCGCGATCAGCCGAGCCACGATCTCTCCGCGATGGACGGCTATGCCATCCGCTTTGCCGAACGCCCCGGCCCATGGACGGTCATCGGCGAGAGCGCGGCCGGTGCCGGCCTCGATCGCGCGCTGGCGCCGGGCGAGGCGGCCCGCATCTTCACCGGCGCGCCGGTGCCCGAGGGCGCCGATTGCGTGCTGGTGCAGGAAGAGGCCCAGCGCGATGGCGATCGGCTGCTGATGACCGGCGAAGGGCCGACTCGGATCGGCGGCAACATCCGGCCCAAGGCGATGGACTTCGCTTCGGGCGCATCGCTGGTCGCCGCCGGCCGGCGCATCGATGCCCGCCACGTCGCGCTCGCCGCGATCGGCGGCCATGCTACCGTCCCCGTCCACAAGCGCCCGCGTATCGCGCTGATCTCGACCGGCGACGAACTCGTCCCGCTCGGCGCGCCGACGCCGGGCGCGACCCTGCCCGCCTCCAACGCCGCGATGCTCGCCGCGATGCTCGCCGGCCGCCCCGCAATCGTACAGGATCGCGGCGTGCTGCCCGACGATCTCGACATCATCGCCGCCGGCTTCCGCGATGCCGCGCGCGACGCCGACATCATCGTCACCACCGGCGGCGTCTCGGTCGGCGATCGCGATTGGGTGCGGCCGGCGCTGGAACAGGCCGGGGCCTCGCTCGATTTCTGGCGGGTGGCGATGCGGCCGGGCAAGCCGTTGTTGGCAGGCCGGCTCGGCGACGCGATCGTGCTCGGCCTGCCCGGCAACCCGGTGTCGAGCTACGTCACCGCGACGCTCTTCCTGTTGCCGCTGATCGCCCGCATGGGAGGCGCCGCCGATCCGTTGCCGGCCACGCGCACGGTCACGCTCGGCGCGCCGCTGCCCGCCAACGGCCCGCGGCAGGATTATGCCCGCGCCCGGCTGGAGAATGGCCGGGCCTTTGCGCCCGACGGACAGGATTCGGCCGCGTTGATGGCGCTCGCCGCGGCCGACGGGTTGATCGTTCGTCCCCCGCATGTTCCGGCCGCCGAAGCCGGAGACTCGGCGGAAATGCTGATTCCGGGATGA